A window of Bacteroidetes Order II. bacterium contains these coding sequences:
- a CDS encoding inner membrane CreD family protein, whose protein sequence is MLKRIIAIGFIFIMTAIAWSILGANLFIRSNESDQSLTQAVGDLWGRPLEQTAPQVYWEEKSTKTVVEAVDGKNVSRTQTETERHPVNLAGSTVDVRFKLEHRQKGLMWYPTYSLWYDATYTILNDTGEPRTLRFHYTFPSSSAAYDDFTFQVGDKMRADMTVEGSQMVEDLALAPGAAQVIRVKYKTQGMKTWMYNLGEGVKQVRNFRLTAHTDFDNVDFPATGVSPTQKSQTNGGWKLTWAYTNLLADINVGLVMPQKLNPGPWVAKVTFFAPISLFLFFFVLFIITVIRKVNIHPMNYFFIGASFFSFHLLLAYLVDHISVEWAMLICSVVSIALTVSYMRLVAGNTFAWREVGLSQFVYLVLFSYTFFLEHYVGLAVTILSILTLFVVMQMTGRINWDEVFTKPKTTSG, encoded by the coding sequence ATGTTGAAAAGAATCATCGCCATCGGCTTCATCTTTATCATGACGGCCATTGCATGGTCTATCCTCGGCGCCAACCTGTTCATCCGCTCCAACGAGTCCGACCAAAGCCTCACGCAGGCGGTCGGGGATTTATGGGGGCGTCCGTTGGAGCAAACGGCCCCACAGGTGTATTGGGAAGAAAAATCCACCAAAACCGTAGTTGAAGCGGTGGATGGAAAAAATGTATCGCGTACCCAAACCGAGACCGAGCGCCACCCTGTGAACCTTGCAGGTTCTACGGTTGATGTACGCTTTAAATTGGAACACCGCCAAAAGGGCTTGATGTGGTATCCTACCTACTCCCTTTGGTACGATGCCACCTATACCATCCTGAACGATACTGGAGAACCACGTACTTTGCGATTCCATTACACCTTTCCCTCGTCTTCGGCGGCCTACGACGACTTCACTTTTCAGGTGGGCGATAAAATGCGGGCAGATATGACGGTAGAGGGCAGTCAAATGGTAGAAGATTTGGCGTTGGCCCCCGGTGCTGCTCAAGTCATCCGCGTGAAGTACAAAACGCAGGGCATGAAAACCTGGATGTATAACCTAGGCGAGGGTGTAAAACAGGTACGTAACTTCCGCCTGACGGCCCATACCGATTTCGACAATGTGGATTTTCCAGCAACAGGGGTTTCTCCCACCCAAAAATCGCAAACCAACGGTGGTTGGAAGCTCACTTGGGCTTATACCAACTTGCTGGCAGACATTAATGTAGGTCTGGTAATGCCCCAAAAGCTAAATCCGGGGCCTTGGGTGGCGAAAGTAACTTTTTTTGCCCCTATTTCGCTCTTCCTATTTTTCTTTGTGCTCTTCATCATTACAGTTATTCGGAAGGTGAACATCCACCCCATGAATTACTTCTTTATTGGGGCCTCTTTCTTTAGCTTTCACTTATTATTAGCCTATTTGGTGGATCATATTTCGGTAGAATGGGCCATGCTCATTTGCTCGGTGGTGTCTATCGCACTCACGGTCTCGTACATGCGGCTGGTGGCTGGCAATACCTTTGCATGGCGAGAGGTGGGCCTAAGCCAATTTGTATATCTGGTTTTGTTTTCTTACACCTTCTTCTTGGAGCACTACGTCGGACTGGCAGTTACGATCCTCTCTATCCTCACGCTCTTTGTGGTGATGCAAATGACAGGTCGCATCAACTGGGACGAGGTATTTACCAAACCCAAAACCACGTCCGGATAA
- a CDS encoding TonB-dependent receptor, translating into MFNTLRRMFGMGLLLFGLFHSIALAQVTTAALSGQVTDAKGEALPGATVKAIHQPSGTVFGTVTRADGRFNLPNLRIGGPYVVEFSFIGYKTNRTEGIQLSLAQKLNLSVALEESAQTTTVEITANTDATINKERTGAATYVSQAQIQALPTISRSASDYTRLTPASDGNSFGGRNDQFNNFSLDGAIFNNPFGLDAATPGGQTDAQPVSLDAIDQIQVSLAPYDVTQAGFTGAAVNAVTKSGTNSFAGTVFSFYRNEALTGNKVGSSEVFKGDQSQFQGGFAIGGPIIQNKLFFFANAEFERRSDLGSNYLAAASGRTGENVSRVLASDLMAVSNALKQRFGYDTGAYENYTHQTPNQKGILKLDWNLSDRSKLAATYQFLQASKDKPAHPSAIGRRGPDYTTLQFENAGYRINNNLNTAIVELRTLFGNKASNKLQAGFSSFRDTRDPFSPPFPVININKDGIRYIVAGHEPFSINNRLNQNVYQFTDNLNLYLDKHTLTLGASFEKFEFDNSFNLDAFGGTFTPGYNSVQEFITLVNSGGLDTAVNAAKNTAATKNAKAWGDKDGWALAETNMGQFALYAQDELAVSPTLNVTFGVRVDMPLYFDSATKAQENIDRNCCYDPSVEYFTETGAKIKFDSTQLPDQKPLFSPRFGFNWDVKGNRTQQVRGGSGLFTGRFPFVWVGNQIANPNFWFYTVTSPDFKYPQVWRTNLGYDQQFGQGWTLSGDFIYTRDLHAMMVRNYGLNKPSGTLKGVDNRPIYTAADRTVPYANNAYVFTNTDIGYTFNASFQLQRNWANGLYTSLGYNYGIAMDASSIDAEISSDAFDRNPAYGNVNEAILAPSLYGNKHRIVGAAFKKFSYGNGRMATTVSLFLQAAEGGRYSYTYSGDLNGDTSGLNDLIFIPTDAQIDQMKFSGTASEQTVQKAALKAYIAQDGYLSTNRGKVADKFATTSPWYSQVDLRLLQDFNLSMGGQTKTLQVSLDVLNLGNLINSNWGVRQIPVNTQPIGVSVDANGNPTYSFDTNLQNTFADDFSLLSRWQAQLGIRFIF; encoded by the coding sequence ATGTTTAATACCCTCAGACGTATGTTTGGGATGGGTCTTTTGTTATTTGGCCTGTTCCATTCTATCGCCCTTGCACAGGTAACCACTGCCGCTTTATCCGGACAAGTAACGGATGCCAAAGGCGAAGCCTTGCCTGGTGCCACTGTAAAAGCCATACACCAACCTTCGGGGACCGTGTTTGGGACCGTAACCCGTGCAGACGGACGGTTCAACCTACCGAATTTGCGTATAGGTGGCCCATATGTGGTCGAGTTTAGTTTTATTGGATATAAAACCAATCGGACGGAAGGAATCCAACTATCGCTGGCCCAAAAACTGAATCTTTCGGTGGCGCTGGAGGAATCCGCACAAACCACAACCGTGGAAATAACGGCCAATACCGATGCTACCATTAACAAAGAGCGGACAGGAGCAGCCACCTATGTGAGCCAGGCCCAAATACAAGCCTTGCCCACCATCTCGCGCTCGGCCTCGGACTATACGCGCCTGACACCCGCTTCGGATGGAAATTCGTTTGGCGGTCGAAACGACCAATTCAACAATTTCTCGTTGGATGGGGCCATTTTTAATAATCCTTTTGGTCTGGACGCGGCCACACCCGGCGGTCAGACCGATGCGCAACCAGTTTCATTGGATGCCATAGACCAGATTCAGGTTTCACTCGCGCCTTACGACGTCACGCAAGCGGGGTTTACGGGTGCTGCCGTAAATGCGGTAACCAAATCTGGAACCAATTCTTTTGCCGGAACCGTATTTAGCTTTTACCGGAACGAAGCGCTCACGGGTAACAAGGTGGGCAGTAGCGAAGTCTTTAAAGGTGATCAATCGCAGTTTCAAGGTGGTTTTGCCATTGGCGGCCCGATCATTCAAAATAAATTATTTTTCTTTGCCAATGCCGAATTTGAGCGGCGGTCCGATCTTGGCTCCAACTACTTAGCGGCGGCTTCTGGACGCACTGGCGAGAATGTTTCACGGGTTTTGGCCTCCGATCTTATGGCCGTTTCCAATGCACTGAAACAACGATTTGGCTACGATACGGGTGCGTATGAGAATTATACCCACCAAACCCCCAACCAAAAAGGGATTTTGAAGTTAGACTGGAACCTGAGTGATCGGAGCAAACTCGCAGCCACCTACCAATTCCTCCAAGCCTCTAAAGACAAGCCTGCCCACCCATCTGCTATTGGACGTCGTGGCCCCGATTATACCACCTTACAATTTGAAAACGCTGGCTACCGCATCAACAACAACCTGAACACGGCAATCGTGGAACTGCGTACCCTCTTTGGTAACAAAGCCAGCAACAAACTTCAGGCTGGTTTCTCCTCGTTCCGAGATACGCGGGATCCGTTTTCTCCCCCTTTCCCGGTCATCAACATTAATAAAGACGGGATTCGCTACATTGTGGCAGGTCACGAACCTTTTTCCATTAATAACCGATTGAACCAAAACGTTTATCAGTTTACCGACAACCTCAACCTCTACTTAGACAAGCATACCCTGACATTGGGGGCTTCCTTCGAGAAATTCGAGTTTGATAACTCCTTCAACTTAGATGCCTTTGGTGGCACCTTTACACCCGGTTATAACAGTGTTCAAGAATTTATCACCCTCGTCAATTCAGGCGGTTTAGACACTGCAGTGAATGCGGCCAAGAATACAGCGGCCACCAAAAATGCAAAGGCATGGGGAGACAAAGACGGTTGGGCACTCGCCGAGACCAATATGGGGCAATTTGCCCTTTATGCACAAGACGAACTGGCCGTAAGCCCTACTTTGAACGTCACGTTCGGGGTGCGTGTGGATATGCCCTTATACTTCGATAGCGCCACCAAAGCACAAGAAAATATTGATCGCAACTGCTGTTATGACCCCAGTGTAGAATACTTTACCGAAACGGGTGCCAAGATTAAGTTCGACTCCACTCAATTACCCGATCAAAAGCCGCTGTTTTCGCCTCGTTTTGGTTTTAACTGGGACGTAAAAGGCAACCGGACCCAACAGGTTCGTGGTGGGAGTGGCCTCTTTACCGGACGTTTCCCCTTCGTTTGGGTGGGTAACCAAATCGCCAACCCGAACTTCTGGTTCTATACCGTAACCTCGCCCGACTTTAAGTACCCGCAAGTTTGGCGCACCAATTTGGGATACGACCAACAATTTGGCCAAGGCTGGACGCTCTCTGGTGACTTTATCTATACCCGCGACCTCCATGCGATGATGGTGCGGAATTATGGCCTTAACAAACCTTCGGGAACCCTGAAAGGGGTGGATAACCGCCCCATTTATACTGCTGCCGATCGCACAGTACCTTACGCCAATAATGCCTATGTCTTTACCAATACCGACATTGGCTATACCTTCAATGCCTCGTTCCAACTACAACGCAATTGGGCAAATGGCCTTTACACATCGCTCGGCTATAACTACGGCATAGCCATGGATGCCTCTTCGATTGATGCGGAAATCTCTTCGGATGCCTTCGACCGGAATCCGGCATACGGCAATGTAAACGAGGCCATACTCGCCCCTTCACTTTATGGCAATAAACACCGGATTGTGGGTGCGGCCTTTAAGAAATTTAGCTATGGCAATGGCAGAATGGCTACCACCGTTTCCCTGTTCCTGCAAGCAGCCGAAGGCGGACGCTATAGCTACACATATTCTGGAGACCTAAACGGTGATACTTCTGGCTTGAACGACCTGATCTTTATTCCTACCGATGCACAGATTGACCAGATGAAATTCTCCGGCACCGCCTCCGAGCAAACTGTGCAAAAAGCGGCCCTGAAAGCCTATATCGCACAAGATGGATACCTCTCTACCAATCGTGGGAAAGTGGCAGACAAGTTTGCGACAACCTCCCCTTGGTACAGCCAAGTGGACTTACGCCTTCTGCAAGACTTCAACCTAAGCATGGGTGGGCAAACTAAAACCCTTCAGGTAAGCTTGGATGTGTTGAACCTTGGCAACCTGATTAATTCCAATTGGGGCGTGCGCCAAATCCCTGTTAATACACAACCTATTGGGGTGTCGGTAGATGCCAATGGCAACCCTACCTATAGCTTTGATACCAACCTTCAAAATACCTTTGCCGATGACTTTAGCCTGCTTTCGCGTTGGCAAGCACAGTTGGGCATTCGGTTTATTTTCTAA
- the queG gene encoding tRNA epoxyqueuosine(34) reductase QueG, which produces MSITREKLALALKKEALRLGFSACGISKAEFLEDEARKLEAWLKGGHQAGMAWMEGHFDKRTDPRKLVEGAKSVISVIHTYYQPIERLDLPTTGKISRYAWGDDYHDVLKDKLNMLFCWLEAHVGTLNGRAFVDSAPVMDKVWAAKSGLGWIGKNTNLISRTAGSFFFIGELIVDLDLPPDSPIPDYCGSCTRCIDACPTDAIHPAGFVQAEKCISYWTIEHKGIEVPDALTRQFDQWIFGCDVCQEVCPWNKFKKPTQEPRFEARTGMTDTSLQTWMELDLEEFRKRFKGNPVKRTKYEGFKRNIRWVLPDDLPP; this is translated from the coding sequence ATGTCTATCACCCGCGAAAAACTAGCCCTCGCCCTTAAAAAGGAAGCCCTCCGGCTGGGATTCTCGGCATGTGGCATCTCTAAGGCCGAGTTTTTGGAGGACGAAGCCCGAAAATTGGAGGCTTGGCTGAAAGGCGGACACCAAGCAGGAATGGCTTGGATGGAAGGACACTTTGATAAACGGACGGATCCCCGTAAACTAGTGGAGGGCGCAAAATCCGTGATTTCCGTGATCCATACCTACTACCAACCCATCGAGCGCTTAGACCTGCCCACCACCGGAAAAATCAGCCGATATGCTTGGGGAGACGACTACCACGATGTCCTAAAAGATAAACTCAACATGCTTTTTTGCTGGCTCGAAGCGCATGTGGGCACGCTGAATGGACGGGCATTTGTGGACTCCGCACCCGTTATGGATAAAGTGTGGGCGGCCAAAAGCGGATTGGGATGGATCGGTAAAAACACCAATCTTATTTCTCGTACCGCTGGCTCCTTTTTCTTTATTGGAGAACTGATCGTGGACCTCGATTTGCCTCCCGATAGCCCAATACCCGACTATTGCGGCTCTTGTACCCGCTGCATTGATGCTTGCCCGACTGATGCCATCCATCCAGCAGGTTTTGTTCAGGCCGAAAAATGTATCTCGTATTGGACCATCGAACACAAGGGGATCGAGGTGCCGGACGCTTTAACGCGGCAATTTGATCAATGGATTTTTGGGTGCGATGTCTGTCAAGAGGTGTGTCCCTGGAATAAGTTCAAGAAACCAACCCAAGAACCACGATTTGAAGCCCGAACGGGCATGACGGACACTTCCTTGCAAACTTGGATGGAATTGGATTTGGAGGAATTCAGAAAACGCTTCAAAGGAAATCCCGTAAAACGCACCAAGTACGAAGGATTTAAACGCAATATCCGATGGGTTTTACCCGATGACCTTCCTCCGTAA
- a CDS encoding 1-acyl-sn-glycerol-3-phosphate acyltransferase, with product MNVPTSAVPKRTSEDVLKPSFKTGCWTVWILFSGSLYTIFCCTAVLVHSLLKPGLAIFHRWSRRWGRGMLALMGIRTHVALPFALDPTKPYIFLANHQNVLDIFVSTGFIPVPFGFLAKVELKTAPFIGWVLQRFCVFVDRSTPRKAVESIRQAGKMVREGHAIMVYPEGERTWSNQMVPFMRGAFEVAIEAGVPIIPMSFVGFYACADERRYLVSPGEVRVIFHPAIETNGFTRKDIPALMETVFGIIQCGQEAAERQN from the coding sequence ATGAATGTCCCCACAAGTGCTGTCCCAAAAAGAACTTCGGAGGATGTTTTAAAGCCCTCCTTCAAAACTGGGTGCTGGACGGTTTGGATTTTGTTTTCCGGCAGTCTTTATACCATTTTTTGTTGTACAGCGGTGCTGGTACACAGCCTTTTAAAGCCGGGCCTTGCCATCTTTCATCGCTGGAGTAGGCGCTGGGGCCGAGGCATGTTGGCGTTGATGGGCATACGGACCCATGTGGCATTGCCTTTTGCTCTAGACCCCACAAAGCCATATATCTTTTTGGCAAATCATCAAAATGTGCTGGATATTTTTGTTTCTACTGGATTTATACCTGTCCCATTTGGCTTTTTGGCGAAGGTAGAACTTAAAACAGCGCCTTTTATTGGCTGGGTACTACAGCGTTTTTGTGTTTTTGTGGATCGTTCCACGCCGCGTAAGGCCGTCGAGAGCATCCGGCAAGCCGGAAAAATGGTGCGCGAAGGCCATGCGATCATGGTTTATCCGGAAGGAGAACGCACGTGGAGCAACCAGATGGTTCCATTTATGCGAGGGGCGTTCGAGGTGGCCATTGAGGCAGGTGTCCCTATTATTCCAATGTCTTTTGTGGGTTTTTATGCTTGTGCCGATGAACGCCGCTATTTGGTCTCGCCAGGCGAAGTTCGGGTGATTTTTCATCCGGCCATAGAAACCAATGGTTTTACCCGAAAAGACATTCCCGCTCTGATGGAAACGGTCTTTGGGATCATTCAGTGTGGGCAGGAGGCCGCCGAAAGGCAAAATTGA
- a CDS encoding glycosyltransferase family 1 protein: MKVALFTGNYNHIADGVSLTLNRLVSHLELRGHTVLVFGPHSDRPAIKHTGAYVPVPSIPMPVGNRQEYRVPVRMGTDAARRLKAFKPDIVHLATPDMLGKAAIRYAKQANTPIVASYHTNFCSYLSFYGLGWLEPMIWRHLRGFYKSCLQLYVPSQSMADVLHANGILADMRIWEHGVEADRFNPTKRSLEWRRNLGFADEDRVVAFVSRLVTEKGLDVFREVVQRLSADGVAHKTLFVGAGPMEPGLRAALPDAVFTGHLKGEALARAFASAEVFLFPSDTETFGLVTLEAMASGLPAVCADATGSKELVEPGVTGFLAPPKDVDAFYKATRTILEDATLRQNMSQEAVKRAQLYDWETIMRKIECFYEEAINEFA, translated from the coding sequence TTGAAAGTTGCCTTATTCACCGGCAATTACAACCATATTGCGGATGGCGTCTCCTTAACGCTCAATCGCTTGGTCAGCCATTTAGAATTACGTGGGCACACAGTATTGGTCTTTGGCCCGCACAGCGATCGTCCTGCAATAAAGCATACAGGGGCATATGTTCCAGTACCATCCATTCCAATGCCCGTGGGCAACCGACAAGAATACCGTGTTCCTGTTCGGATGGGTACGGATGCGGCTCGACGACTCAAGGCGTTTAAGCCGGATATTGTCCACTTGGCAACGCCCGATATGCTTGGAAAAGCGGCCATTCGCTATGCCAAACAGGCGAATACCCCCATTGTGGCTTCATATCACACCAATTTTTGCTCCTATCTGTCTTTTTATGGCCTGGGCTGGTTGGAGCCAATGATTTGGCGACACCTACGTGGTTTTTACAAATCGTGTCTTCAGTTGTACGTACCCTCACAGTCTATGGCCGATGTACTCCATGCAAACGGCATCTTGGCTGATATGCGTATTTGGGAGCATGGCGTAGAGGCCGATCGTTTTAACCCCACAAAACGCTCATTGGAATGGCGGCGAAATCTGGGCTTTGCCGATGAAGACCGGGTTGTGGCCTTTGTCAGCCGTTTGGTTACAGAAAAGGGCCTCGATGTGTTTCGAGAGGTGGTGCAGCGTCTTTCTGCCGATGGTGTTGCACACAAAACTCTGTTTGTGGGGGCAGGCCCGATGGAGCCAGGGCTACGTGCCGCACTGCCTGATGCGGTTTTTACGGGCCATCTCAAGGGAGAAGCCTTGGCGCGTGCTTTTGCCTCGGCAGAGGTCTTTCTCTTTCCAAGTGATACCGAGACCTTTGGACTGGTAACCCTCGAGGCGATGGCTTCGGGGCTTCCGGCGGTTTGTGCCGATGCTACGGGCAGTAAGGAATTGGTAGAGCCGGGTGTGACGGGCTTCTTGGCACCGCCTAAAGATGTAGATGCTTTTTATAAGGCGACCCGCACCATTCTTGAAGATGCTACACTGCGCCAAAACATGTCACAAGAAGCGGTGAAGCGTGCCCAGTTGTACGATTGGGAGACGATTATGCGCAAAATAGAGTGCTTCTATGAAGAAGCGATAAACGAATTCGCATGA
- a CDS encoding RagB/SusD family nutrient uptake outer membrane protein: MKKYFLMLGLVFVITGCDNWVQDIEKPINVITEEDLTTEAQIPFLVSGVKARFSSTYDQLAYMSGALSDELIFDTRVPNATFPTFDQLNKADVLLDNNSVTGGMLALGELLYFSDNLAERVGKITFKSEATKNDALYNANLYGAIARYFWGAYFGLNPQQGGGVINAGPFIASNQMYDDAVNKLKTALTFVQGKAYETKLVNSVIAKVLFAKGDYTTAKAHAQAGLKKGDNPMLALYATTAANGWYNNAGIGRAQLVADPRYATYAAETGETARVPLTKLGTTYVYYRQEKFPARESSIPFITWQENNLMLAEIAVREGDAPTALLLVNEVRTTGRTIPALTENPTVDTILVEREKELFCQGVRLIDQRRTGKWHLGNTAAGTPTWQYMPITERERNANPNLK; the protein is encoded by the coding sequence ATGAAAAAGTACTTTTTAATGTTAGGACTTGTGTTTGTCATTACTGGTTGCGATAACTGGGTGCAAGACATCGAGAAGCCTATCAACGTAATTACAGAAGAAGACCTGACTACCGAGGCACAAATCCCGTTCTTGGTATCTGGTGTAAAAGCCCGTTTTTCGTCCACCTATGACCAATTGGCCTATATGTCGGGCGCGCTATCGGACGAACTGATCTTCGATACCCGTGTGCCAAATGCCACTTTCCCGACCTTTGACCAATTGAACAAAGCCGATGTATTGCTGGATAACAACTCGGTTACGGGCGGGATGCTGGCTTTGGGAGAATTGCTCTACTTCTCGGACAATCTCGCCGAGCGGGTGGGGAAAATTACCTTCAAATCTGAAGCCACCAAAAACGATGCCCTCTATAATGCAAACCTTTATGGGGCTATTGCACGTTATTTTTGGGGCGCATACTTCGGGTTGAATCCCCAACAAGGTGGCGGCGTGATCAATGCAGGTCCGTTTATTGCTTCCAATCAAATGTATGACGATGCCGTAAACAAGCTAAAAACAGCACTTACCTTCGTACAAGGCAAAGCCTATGAGACCAAGCTCGTGAACTCGGTGATTGCAAAAGTCCTCTTTGCGAAAGGAGACTACACTACGGCAAAAGCCCATGCACAGGCGGGATTAAAGAAAGGCGATAACCCAATGTTGGCCCTTTACGCCACCACTGCCGCAAACGGTTGGTATAACAACGCTGGTATTGGCCGTGCGCAATTGGTTGCCGATCCGCGTTATGCCACCTACGCTGCCGAAACGGGAGAGACCGCACGGGTTCCACTTACCAAACTCGGAACCACCTATGTGTATTACCGCCAAGAGAAGTTCCCCGCACGCGAGTCTTCTATCCCGTTTATAACGTGGCAAGAAAACAACTTGATGTTGGCCGAGATCGCTGTCCGCGAAGGAGATGCCCCAACTGCCCTCTTGTTGGTCAACGAAGTTCGGACGACGGGTCGCACCATTCCTGCACTAACGGAAAACCCAACGGTGGACACCATCCTCGTTGAGCGCGAGAAGGAACTCTTCTGCCAAGGTGTTCGGTTGATAGACCAACGCCGTACCGGAAAGTGGCACCTCGGCAACACGGCCGCAGGAACGCCAACGTGGCAGTATATGCCGATCACAGAGCGGGAACGCAATGCCAATCCGAATCTGAAATAA